One window of Bacillus sp. THAF10 genomic DNA carries:
- a CDS encoding post-transcriptional regulator: MKERNESNEHPYDMFRYELEPVLRSKLEEFQLFGYNTVTEEELWECLTKKKWKRPETKRLHELVNDVYSLSVSDYMTYITIEAYKAPNFFGEQKA; encoded by the coding sequence ATGAAAGAGAGAAATGAGTCAAACGAGCATCCTTATGACATGTTTCGTTATGAGCTTGAGCCTGTTTTACGTAGCAAACTGGAAGAGTTTCAGTTGTTTGGTTATAACACCGTAACAGAGGAAGAGCTTTGGGAGTGCCTGACAAAGAAAAAATGGAAACGCCCAGAAACCAAGCGACTGCATGAATTGGTGAATGATGTATACAGCCTATCTGTTAGTGACTATATGACTTACATTACGATTGAGGCTTACAAAGCTCCAAACTTTTTTGGCGAACAAAAAGCCTAG
- a CDS encoding cation diffusion facilitator family transporter: MEHEERFKKAEFAALVGVVGNVVLAALKGWVGVIANSRALVADAVHSASDVAGSLAVFIGLRAAKQPPDEDHPYGHGKAENIAAIIVAVLLLIVGFEIGKSSFQAFFEPIEAPKILAIYAVIFSIIVKEVMFQYKFRLGKRIKSDAIIVNAYEHRSDVFSSIAALIGIGGAVLGGYIGVDWLVYLDPVAGIVVAVMIVRIAWHLGSESIHNTMDHVMHDEDTEEFYAVVETVPGVLQIDSLHAREHGHYVIIDLKISVDPYITVEAGHQIGKNVKAKLMENNEVQDVFVHINPYSE; this comes from the coding sequence ATGGAACATGAGGAGAGGTTTAAGAAGGCAGAGTTTGCAGCCTTAGTGGGTGTCGTAGGAAATGTCGTCCTTGCGGCATTAAAAGGCTGGGTTGGCGTGATTGCTAACAGTCGGGCACTCGTAGCGGATGCCGTTCATTCTGCGTCAGATGTTGCGGGCTCTCTTGCGGTTTTTATTGGACTAAGAGCAGCCAAACAGCCTCCAGATGAAGATCATCCTTACGGACATGGGAAAGCGGAAAATATAGCAGCTATCATCGTTGCTGTTCTTTTGTTGATTGTAGGGTTTGAAATAGGGAAATCCTCGTTTCAAGCATTTTTTGAACCCATTGAAGCACCAAAAATACTGGCAATTTATGCGGTTATCTTTTCCATCATCGTAAAAGAAGTGATGTTTCAATATAAGTTCAGGTTGGGAAAAAGAATAAAAAGTGATGCAATTATTGTGAATGCGTATGAACACCGCTCGGACGTTTTTTCCTCCATCGCTGCCTTAATTGGGATTGGTGGCGCAGTTCTAGGAGGATACATTGGCGTTGATTGGCTAGTTTATTTGGACCCTGTGGCAGGAATTGTCGTAGCAGTAATGATTGTTCGAATAGCTTGGCATCTAGGCTCCGAATCCATTCATAACACAATGGACCATGTGATGCATGATGAAGACACGGAAGAATTTTATGCGGTTGTAGAAACCGTTCCAGGTGTCCTTCAGATAGATAGCCTTCATGCGAGAGAACATGGTCATTACGTAATTATCGACTTAAAAATTTCTGTTGATCCGTATATTACAGTGGAAGCTGGTCATCAGATTGGGAAAAATGTAAAGGCAAAGCTAATGGAAAATAATGAAGTGCAAGATGTTTTTGTGCATATTAATCCTTATTCAGAATAA
- a CDS encoding TIGR04086 family membrane protein yields MESKKLGSAILYGVIAIFIFAIAISLIFSLLLRFTSLQETSIAWLVLTLSFLTLFIGGFIAGGKGKEKGWLLGGATGGLYSLIIFLFQYLGSDSLFSLQQSLFHLGFVAVAALGGIIGVNLSSGYSSKT; encoded by the coding sequence ATGGAATCCAAAAAACTAGGCTCTGCCATTTTGTATGGGGTAATCGCTATCTTTATTTTTGCCATTGCCATAAGCTTAATCTTCTCCTTGTTACTGCGCTTCACTTCCCTCCAAGAAACGAGCATCGCTTGGCTTGTCTTAACACTATCGTTTTTAACATTATTTATAGGGGGATTTATCGCTGGTGGAAAAGGCAAGGAAAAAGGGTGGTTGCTGGGTGGAGCTACAGGCGGGCTCTATTCATTGATTATTTTTCTGTTTCAATATTTAGGCAGTGATTCACTCTTCAGTCTGCAGCAATCGCTCTTTCATTTAGGATTTGTTGCGGTGGCAGCTCTTGGAGGAATTATTGGTGTTAACCTTAGTAGTGGATATTCCTCTAAAACCTAA
- a CDS encoding DUF421 domain-containing protein, with the protein MEENVMMIVRTIFLYITILFIFRVMGKREIGELSVLDLVVFIMIAEMAVVAIENPKDPLIHTLIPMFLLMGIQIFLAYLSLKNQKIRHLIDGKPSVIINNGKIDEKAMKKQRYNFDDLLVQLREKNIRNVADVEFAILEPSGKLSVFEKKRDEEAEEGEQGTLHLPLILDGVIQDEHLTKIGQNEFWLRQKLRELGYKETKLISFCSYDSGVFFIDIKEE; encoded by the coding sequence ATGGAAGAAAATGTGATGATGATTGTCAGAACCATCTTTCTCTATATAACCATTCTCTTTATCTTTCGGGTTATGGGAAAACGAGAAATTGGAGAACTTAGTGTCCTCGATTTAGTGGTATTCATTATGATCGCGGAAATGGCTGTAGTGGCAATTGAAAACCCAAAGGATCCACTCATTCATACACTGATCCCCATGTTTCTATTAATGGGAATTCAGATTTTTCTTGCCTATCTATCCTTGAAAAATCAGAAGATCAGACACCTAATAGATGGGAAGCCTAGTGTTATTATCAACAATGGGAAAATTGATGAGAAAGCTATGAAAAAGCAGCGCTACAATTTTGATGATTTATTAGTTCAACTTCGTGAAAAAAACATTCGTAATGTTGCGGATGTTGAGTTTGCGATTTTAGAGCCTTCAGGTAAGCTCTCTGTGTTTGAAAAAAAGCGAGATGAGGAGGCGGAAGAAGGGGAACAAGGTACCCTACATCTTCCTCTCATACTAGACGGTGTTATCCAAGACGAACACTTAACCAAAATCGGACAAAACGAATTTTGGTTAAGGCAAAAGCTCCGTGAACTTGGGTATAAGGAAACAAAGCTCATTTCGTTTTGCAGCTATGATAGCGGCGTGTTTTTTATTGATATTAAAGAAGAATAG
- the tgt gene encoding tRNA guanosine(34) transglycosylase Tgt — MTAIRYELIKTCKQTGARLGIVHTPHGSFETPVFMPVGTLATVKTMSPEDVKSMGAGIILSNTYHLWLRPGNDIVREAGGLHKFMNWDRAILTDSGGFQVFSLSDLRKIEEEGVHFRNHLNGDKLFLSPEKAMQIQNDLGSDIMMAFDECPPYPATHEYMKKSVERTSRWAERCLEAHQRPQDQGLFGIVQGGEYEDLRKLSAQDLVSMDFPGYAVGGLSVGEPKDVMNRTLEFTTPWLPDNKPRYLMGVGSPDSLVDGAIRGIDMFDCVLPTRIARNGTLMTSEGRLVVKNAKFARDFGPLDPECDCYTCKNYSRAYIRHLIKCDETLGIRLTTYHNLYFLVKLMENVRQAIREDRLGDFREEFFEKYGFNKPNAKNF, encoded by the coding sequence ATGACAGCAATTAGATATGAATTAATCAAAACTTGTAAGCAAACAGGAGCGCGTCTAGGAATCGTTCATACGCCTCATGGAAGCTTCGAAACTCCTGTATTTATGCCAGTTGGAACATTAGCAACTGTAAAGACGATGTCACCAGAAGATGTGAAATCCATGGGAGCAGGAATCATTTTAAGTAATACGTACCACCTTTGGTTGCGCCCTGGTAATGACATTGTACGAGAAGCTGGCGGGCTGCATAAATTCATGAACTGGGATCGCGCGATTCTAACCGACTCTGGTGGATTTCAAGTGTTCAGTTTAAGTGATTTGCGTAAAATTGAAGAAGAAGGCGTGCACTTCCGAAATCATCTAAATGGTGACAAGTTGTTCTTATCACCAGAAAAAGCGATGCAAATACAGAACGATCTTGGCTCTGACATTATGATGGCATTTGATGAATGTCCACCGTATCCAGCAACACATGAGTATATGAAAAAATCAGTGGAGCGGACCTCTCGTTGGGCAGAACGCTGTTTAGAAGCGCACCAACGCCCGCAAGATCAAGGTCTTTTTGGAATTGTTCAAGGGGGAGAATATGAGGACCTTCGAAAATTAAGTGCCCAAGACCTCGTTTCGATGGACTTTCCTGGATATGCAGTCGGTGGATTATCTGTGGGAGAGCCAAAAGACGTGATGAACCGTACGTTAGAATTCACAACTCCTTGGTTACCTGATAACAAGCCACGTTATTTAATGGGAGTAGGTTCCCCAGATTCCTTGGTGGATGGTGCTATCCGTGGAATTGATATGTTTGATTGCGTACTTCCGACTAGAATTGCCCGAAATGGGACATTAATGACTAGTGAGGGACGACTTGTTGTGAAAAACGCCAAGTTTGCCCGTGACTTTGGTCCACTTGATCCAGAGTGTGATTGTTATACATGTAAGAATTATTCCAGAGCTTACATTCGTCACCTAATCAAATGTGACGAAACTTTAGGAATTAGGCTTACAACTTACCATAACCTTTATTTTCTGGTAAAATTAATGGAGAATGTCAGACAGGCGATTCGAGAAGATCGTCTTGGTGACTTCAGAGAAGAGTTTTTTGAGAAATATGGCTTCAATAAACCGAATGCGAAAAACTTCTAA
- the secDF gene encoding protein translocase subunit SecDF: protein MVKRGRIVAFFLLLLLIGSTIGVFTNPITKDIKLGLDLQGGFEVLYEVTPINEKSEINREVLLSTVSALNKRVNVLGVSEPNIQIEGDDRIRVQLAGISDQSKARELLSTEAKLTFRDVNDKLLMDGSSLAENGAKQSFDQNNAPSVALTLRSASEFGDVTEEVLNHPEQNLMVIWLDYEEGVDSFKEESQKQDPKYLSAASVTSVLNDTNVQITGNFSIDSAKELAELLNAGSLPVELEEIYSTSVGAKFGETALQKTVFAGIIGVSLIFLFMLVAYRLPGFVAVITLSAYIFLILFVFEKMNGVLTLPGIAALILGVGMAVDANIITYERIKEELKLGRSAMSAFRAGNRNSLSTILDANLTTLLAAGVMFVYGTSSVKGFATMLIVSIVLSFVTAVFGSRLLLGLWVNSRYLNNKPHLFGVKKQDILDINTTDENTEPPNRYSNWDFVKHRKKFFLFSGAMIVVGIILLAAFRLNLGIDFSAGTRVEILSDNSLTAEEVSEELASIDFEPKDVVLAGNNNEIAVARYVDDFSQTEIAEIKQHIEGKYGSEPSVSTVSPTVGKELARNAFFAVLIAAIGIIIYVTIRFEWLFAIAAIVALAHDAFFIVAFFSLVRLEVDITFIAALLTIVGYSINDTIVTFDRIRENLKRKKKVKTFEDLADIVNKSLQQTFVRSINTVGTVVVVVVALLIFGSESITNFSVALLVGLIVGTYSSLFIAAQLWLIWKHKQLSKPKKAPVEDAEPEV from the coding sequence ATGGTCAAAAGAGGACGGATCGTAGCATTCTTTTTACTATTACTACTTATCGGAAGCACAATAGGAGTGTTTACGAATCCCATTACAAAAGACATTAAATTAGGACTGGACCTTCAAGGTGGATTTGAAGTCCTCTATGAGGTTACACCTATCAATGAAAAAAGTGAGATAAACAGGGAAGTCTTACTTAGCACCGTCAGTGCGTTAAACAAACGTGTAAACGTACTAGGGGTAAGTGAGCCTAATATTCAAATTGAAGGGGACGACCGTATTCGCGTTCAGCTTGCTGGTATTAGTGATCAATCAAAGGCCAGGGAGCTGCTTTCAACAGAAGCAAAACTTACTTTTAGAGATGTGAACGACAAGCTATTAATGGATGGTTCTTCACTTGCTGAAAACGGTGCAAAGCAATCCTTTGATCAAAATAATGCTCCAAGTGTAGCGTTAACCTTACGTTCAGCATCTGAATTCGGCGATGTAACAGAAGAAGTATTAAATCACCCTGAGCAAAATCTTATGGTAATCTGGTTAGATTATGAAGAAGGCGTGGATTCTTTTAAAGAGGAATCACAAAAGCAAGATCCAAAATATCTTTCCGCCGCTTCTGTAACGAGTGTATTAAACGACACGAACGTTCAGATTACTGGTAATTTTTCAATCGATTCTGCTAAAGAGCTAGCAGAGCTATTAAATGCAGGATCCCTTCCAGTGGAACTTGAAGAGATCTACTCCACCTCTGTTGGTGCGAAGTTTGGGGAAACAGCCCTTCAGAAAACGGTATTTGCAGGAATTATTGGCGTTAGTTTAATATTTTTGTTTATGCTTGTAGCTTACCGCTTACCAGGCTTTGTAGCAGTCATTACGTTAAGTGCGTATATTTTCTTAATTCTTTTCGTATTTGAAAAAATGAATGGTGTGCTGACTCTCCCTGGAATTGCAGCCCTCATTCTTGGAGTGGGGATGGCAGTGGATGCCAACATCATTACCTACGAGCGGATAAAGGAAGAACTGAAGCTTGGAAGGTCAGCCATGTCGGCATTCCGTGCAGGAAATAGAAACTCCTTATCTACAATTCTAGATGCGAATCTAACAACCCTCCTTGCAGCGGGAGTAATGTTTGTTTATGGTACAAGCTCAGTCAAAGGCTTTGCGACCATGCTAATTGTCAGTATTGTCTTAAGCTTTGTAACGGCTGTTTTTGGTTCACGTCTGCTTCTTGGTTTATGGGTGAACAGCAGATACTTAAACAATAAACCTCATTTATTTGGTGTGAAAAAACAAGATATCTTAGACATTAATACAACAGATGAAAATACCGAACCACCAAACCGTTATAGTAATTGGGATTTTGTGAAGCACCGTAAAAAGTTCTTCCTCTTCTCAGGTGCCATGATTGTTGTCGGTATCATTTTACTTGCGGCCTTCCGTTTAAATCTCGGAATTGATTTCTCAGCTGGTACTAGGGTTGAGATTTTGAGCGACAATTCCTTAACTGCAGAGGAAGTGTCAGAGGAATTAGCTTCCATCGATTTTGAACCGAAAGATGTGGTACTTGCAGGAAACAATAATGAAATTGCCGTTGCCCGGTATGTGGATGATTTCTCGCAAACGGAAATTGCAGAAATCAAACAGCATATTGAAGGAAAATATGGCTCTGAGCCAAGTGTGAGCACCGTATCACCAACGGTTGGAAAAGAGCTTGCAAGAAATGCCTTTTTCGCTGTCTTGATTGCAGCAATCGGCATCATCATTTATGTCACCATTCGATTTGAGTGGTTATTCGCCATTGCAGCCATCGTAGCATTAGCACATGACGCATTCTTTATTGTCGCATTCTTTAGTCTCGTGCGTTTAGAGGTCGATATTACCTTCATTGCCGCATTGCTAACTATTGTGGGTTATTCGATAAACGATACGATTGTTACGTTTGATAGGATACGTGAAAACTTAAAACGCAAGAAAAAAGTAAAAACGTTCGAAGATTTGGCAGACATCGTAAACAAAAGCTTACAACAGACCTTTGTGAGATCTATTAATACGGTCGGAACGGTTGTTGTCGTGGTTGTTGCTTTGTTAATCTTCGGAAGTGAATCGATCACGAACTTCTCTGTTGCATTATTAGTTGGTTTGATTGTGGGAACCTATTCTTCCTTGTTTATTGCTGCACAGCTTTGGTTAATCTGGAAGCATAAACAATTGAGCAAACCAAAGAAAGCACCTGTCGAGGATGCAGAGCCAGAGGTATAA
- a CDS encoding spore germination protein, whose translation MLAETIKNSLKENSELLKKEFGNSLDLMEREMVLGELGVAASLFYIEGIVRMEAIEKAIIMPCTSIMEKKEEIDGTVVDFLRVNVISTLNVISIADMSSLVTGLLNGKTVIFVSGESLCLLVDTVKWPERDAPEPKAQRTPIGPDIGFNESITNNLALIRKTIKDPCLRVEENPNADVKTTIKLVYLEGKVDKEVLDDVKSKLQQMNIQIILDVNYLEEALITETRSTFPLMLSSDRPDVVSAEILSGKIGILVDGTPFIATVPSVFVQFFQSPDDYYSINRSSQNRRLLRLLFFLLSLLLPGVYIAFTLYHPGLIPTSLLVGLLAQREIVPFPTIVEIVIFFWLLVIITEGSLRLPSGVVLTVTIFSSIILGQQAVEAKLVQPTTLVVLGASYVMSSVVPLYSITTLYRKLTFRFIILGSILGLYGIMIGLIVLILHLSSLRSFGVPYLSPMAPFQLKDQKDALFRVPIQYIVNNKKELTKEDKMKKQ comes from the coding sequence ATGTTGGCAGAGACAATAAAGAACTCCCTGAAAGAAAATAGTGAATTACTGAAAAAGGAGTTTGGAAACAGCTTAGATCTTATGGAACGAGAAATGGTACTTGGTGAGCTAGGGGTTGCTGCTAGTCTCTTTTATATTGAGGGGATTGTGAGAATGGAAGCAATAGAAAAGGCGATTATCATGCCTTGTACATCTATTATGGAAAAAAAAGAAGAAATAGATGGCACGGTAGTAGATTTTTTACGAGTGAATGTCATTAGCACTTTAAATGTCATTTCAATTGCAGATATGAGTAGCCTTGTCACTGGATTGCTGAACGGAAAAACGGTGATTTTTGTTTCAGGTGAGTCATTGTGTCTGTTAGTGGATACTGTTAAGTGGCCGGAAAGAGACGCTCCAGAGCCGAAAGCGCAACGGACTCCCATAGGACCTGATATTGGTTTTAATGAATCCATTACAAATAATCTCGCCCTCATTCGGAAAACGATAAAGGATCCTTGCCTTCGTGTCGAGGAAAATCCAAATGCCGATGTTAAAACGACCATAAAACTTGTGTACCTTGAAGGGAAGGTAGACAAAGAAGTTCTAGATGATGTGAAAAGTAAGCTTCAACAAATGAACATACAAATTATTTTGGACGTCAATTATTTGGAAGAAGCATTAATTACTGAGACACGGTCCACTTTCCCACTCATGCTCTCTAGTGATCGTCCTGACGTAGTAAGTGCGGAGATCTTAAGCGGCAAAATTGGAATACTAGTGGATGGGACTCCCTTTATTGCAACTGTACCTTCTGTGTTTGTGCAATTTTTCCAGTCACCAGACGATTACTATTCCATCAATCGATCGTCTCAAAACAGAAGACTGCTTCGGTTGCTTTTTTTCTTATTGTCACTACTTCTTCCAGGGGTATATATTGCATTTACTCTTTACCATCCGGGGTTAATTCCTACTAGCTTATTAGTAGGCCTACTGGCACAACGAGAAATCGTGCCTTTTCCTACCATTGTGGAAATTGTCATCTTTTTTTGGCTGCTTGTTATCATTACCGAAGGATCGTTACGGCTTCCATCAGGAGTGGTGCTTACAGTCACCATTTTTTCCTCCATTATCCTGGGGCAACAAGCCGTAGAGGCCAAGCTAGTACAGCCGACAACCTTGGTGGTATTAGGAGCTTCCTATGTTATGTCTAGCGTTGTCCCTCTATACAGCATTACGACCTTATATAGAAAGTTGACTTTCCGCTTTATTATTTTAGGATCCATACTCGGGTTGTATGGAATTATGATTGGATTAATTGTATTAATTCTTCATTTAAGCTCGTTACGCTCTTTTGGGGTTCCTTACTTATCCCCGATGGCGCCATTTCAGCTAAAAGACCAGAAGGACGCTTTATTCCGTGTGCCAATTCAATACATTGTCAATAACAAAAAAGAATTAACCAAGGAAGATAAAATGAAAAAACAGTAA
- a CDS encoding lipopolysaccharide assembly LapA domain-containing protein — MKTQWYLLAGILFTIIIAVFAVLNVEPVSVNYLFGTAEWPLVLVILFSALMGVIIAGSIGIYQVIVLKRRYAQKTKETQKAAATTRENKNLATKTDVVKDKQN; from the coding sequence ATGAAAACACAATGGTATTTGTTAGCAGGAATTCTATTTACGATCATAATAGCCGTTTTTGCCGTATTAAATGTAGAGCCAGTTAGTGTGAATTATTTATTCGGTACGGCTGAATGGCCACTCGTTCTTGTTATCTTATTTTCCGCCCTCATGGGAGTCATCATTGCAGGTTCTATTGGAATTTATCAGGTTATTGTATTAAAAAGGCGCTATGCTCAAAAGACAAAAGAAACGCAAAAAGCAGCAGCCACAACACGCGAAAACAAAAACCTTGCAACAAAAACAGACGTGGTAAAAGACAAGCAGAATTAA
- the yajC gene encoding preprotein translocase subunit YajC, with protein MDGMAGAILPLVLMFAIFYFLLIRPQQKRQKQVREMQTNLEKGNKVVTIGGLHGIVDALDEDKVVIKAGDGSRLTYDRQAIREVFVD; from the coding sequence ATGGATGGAATGGCTGGTGCTATTTTACCTTTAGTACTGATGTTTGCAATTTTCTACTTCTTGTTAATTCGCCCACAGCAAAAACGCCAAAAGCAAGTTCGTGAAATGCAGACGAATTTGGAAAAAGGAAACAAAGTAGTAACGATTGGTGGATTACACGGAATTGTGGATGCACTTGATGAGGACAAAGTTGTCATCAAGGCTGGAGATGGATCCCGTCTTACATATGACCGTCAAGCAATCAGAGAAGTGTTTGTCGACTAA
- a CDS encoding GNAT family N-acetyltransferase, which produces MYQDNDLIIRPIEEQDLSKLWELIYKEDAPEWKKWDAPYFPHKSIPLEQFMKTAPTWVGKENMWVITVDGVVRGIVSYYFEDEQSVWLELGIVIHESQNWNRGIGTRSLKLWLNHIFNSLPLVRVGLTTWSGNHRMIRVGEKLGMQMEARIRKVRFYEGNYYDSIRMGILREEWELLKPARKI; this is translated from the coding sequence ATGTATCAAGATAACGATTTAATAATCCGTCCAATTGAGGAGCAAGACCTATCGAAACTATGGGAGTTAATTTACAAAGAAGATGCACCAGAATGGAAGAAATGGGATGCACCTTATTTTCCCCATAAATCAATACCACTTGAACAATTCATGAAAACTGCACCAACGTGGGTTGGTAAAGAGAATATGTGGGTTATTACCGTAGATGGAGTCGTGAGAGGGATTGTTTCTTACTATTTTGAAGATGAACAATCTGTCTGGCTGGAATTAGGTATTGTTATACACGAATCTCAAAATTGGAACAGGGGAATAGGAACTCGCTCTCTGAAACTTTGGCTAAATCATATATTTAATTCATTACCGCTTGTAAGAGTAGGTTTAACGACTTGGTCAGGGAATCATAGAATGATACGGGTTGGAGAGAAGTTAGGTATGCAAATGGAAGCTCGCATAAGAAAAGTACGCTTTTATGAAGGTAATTATTATGATTCAATTCGTATGGGCATTTTAAGAGAAGAGTGGGAATTATTAAAGCCTGCTAGGAAAATTTAA
- the spoVB gene encoding stage V sporulation protein B: MTKQTFLKGTLILIAAGLITRVLGFVNRIVVARFIGEEGVGLYMMAVPTLVLTITITQLGLPVAISKLVAEAEAQGNPRKIKKILVVSLATTGALSIVFTPAMILLAPYLSNHLFTDPRTYYPLMAIAPVVPIIAISSVLRGYFQGRQNMKPSAISQVIEQVVRISLVAVCTKALLPYGIEYAAAGAMLSAVVGELMSLLYMLFVFKVKKKFRLRKKFFSYVGEGKETFRDLMRIAIPTTGSRMIGSIAWFFEPIVVAQSLAIAGVATSLATKQYGELVGFALPLMMLPSFITYSLSTALVPAISEAAAKKNTIMIEHRLQQALRLSFVTGGIAVVLLFVYAEPIMLMMYGSSKAAIYIKIMAPFFLFYYFQGPLQATLQALDLAKAAMINSFIGAAVKTAVIFVLASKPAFGIMGAALGIVIGMMLVTLLHMATIMKVLSYSLYVRDYVKSFIIMGISAFVGKWMLDHLWLSLGIGQRTLLLLTITCILYLVLMLLFGLVKKEELTRIPFLKRWFTR; encoded by the coding sequence ATGACAAAGCAAACTTTTTTAAAAGGAACGTTAATACTAATTGCTGCAGGATTAATTACAAGAGTGCTTGGCTTTGTAAATCGCATTGTTGTCGCTAGGTTCATTGGCGAAGAGGGTGTCGGCCTTTACATGATGGCCGTTCCGACACTAGTCCTTACCATCACAATTACTCAATTAGGTTTACCTGTTGCCATATCTAAGCTGGTTGCTGAGGCTGAGGCACAAGGAAATCCACGTAAAATAAAGAAAATCCTAGTCGTTTCCCTAGCAACCACTGGAGCATTAAGTATTGTTTTTACGCCTGCTATGATTCTCCTTGCTCCGTATCTGTCCAATCACCTGTTTACAGACCCTAGAACCTACTATCCGTTAATGGCCATTGCACCTGTTGTTCCGATCATTGCGATTTCTTCTGTGCTGCGTGGATATTTTCAGGGCCGCCAAAACATGAAACCTTCCGCCATTTCGCAGGTAATTGAACAGGTTGTGCGGATTTCACTTGTCGCTGTTTGTACAAAGGCTTTGTTACCGTATGGAATTGAGTATGCGGCTGCAGGTGCGATGCTATCAGCTGTTGTTGGGGAGCTTATGTCGTTATTGTACATGCTGTTTGTTTTTAAAGTGAAAAAGAAGTTCAGGCTACGAAAGAAATTTTTCAGCTATGTTGGCGAAGGAAAGGAAACGTTTCGCGATCTAATGAGGATTGCCATTCCCACAACCGGAAGCAGGATGATCGGCTCCATCGCCTGGTTTTTCGAGCCAATTGTTGTAGCACAAAGCTTAGCGATTGCAGGTGTTGCAACATCCCTTGCAACCAAACAATATGGTGAGCTTGTTGGCTTTGCCTTGCCATTGATGATGCTGCCGTCCTTCATTACTTATTCCTTATCCACTGCACTTGTTCCTGCCATAAGTGAAGCTGCTGCGAAAAAAAACACCATCATGATTGAGCATCGACTGCAACAGGCATTGCGATTATCCTTTGTGACTGGCGGAATTGCCGTTGTTTTACTCTTTGTTTATGCAGAGCCGATTATGCTGATGATGTACGGAAGCTCCAAGGCTGCGATTTACATTAAAATTATGGCGCCATTCTTTTTGTTTTACTATTTTCAGGGACCACTTCAGGCAACTTTGCAAGCATTAGATCTTGCGAAAGCTGCCATGATTAATAGCTTTATTGGTGCAGCAGTAAAAACGGCAGTCATATTTGTCCTTGCTAGTAAACCTGCATTTGGAATTATGGGCGCGGCGCTAGGTATCGTCATTGGTATGATGCTTGTCACGCTTTTGCATATGGCTACCATCATGAAGGTATTATCCTATTCTCTATATGTGCGTGATTATGTGAAAAGCTTTATTATCATGGGTATTAGTGCATTTGTAGGAAAGTGGATGCTTGATCATTTATGGCTGAGTCTCGGAATTGGACAAAGAACGCTGCTTTTGCTAACCATTACTTGTATTCTCTATCTAGTGTTAATGCTCTTGTTTGGTCTTGTTAAAAAAGAAGAGCTTACTCGAATTCCATTTTTAAAAAGATGGTTTACACGATAG